The region AAACTGTTGCTTGCATGAAGATCAATCGCCGCATACACTTCCATTGGGCGCCTCCTTTGGTTAATGGCAAGTCGGGGATATCACACCCCCCGACTCAGAGGCGCCTTTTTATGATTATCAGGTCTGCTCTTGGCTCATGTTCGGGCTCATCCGGCAATCGAGGGCTAGAGATGAGTCAAGAGCAGGCCTGACCCTTAAACGCGTTCCAAGCTTGCTTGGGAATCCGTATTAAGGGATACCCAACCGGGCGGCTAGAGCCAGAATTCGGGGTACCTTCTGGCTTTCGGTAGGTTGTTGAACACCAAGGCCACAATTAGAAGTATCACTGCGCCGGCGGTTGCGGGCATCAGGGCGTAAAGAAAGCCAAGTGCATGCACTTTTTCTCCGCCTATAACAGCTATCAGAGCAGTGGCTCCCCCAGGGGGATGGAGGGTTTTGGTCGCGTGCATGACAGCTATTGCGGTGGCTACTGCGGCAGCGGCTCCTATCACGGGCTGTGTGGGGAAAATGTCAAATGCAGCCACTCCGATCAGCCCTGACAGAAAGTGTCCGCCCACAAGATTTCTGGGCTGAGCCAGCGGGCTCTTGGTTGCGCCGTAAACAAGCACGGCCGACGCTCCAAAAGAGCCGGTCATGAACACCAAATCGGTTCCGTCGAACATGAAGGCCTGCACAAGGGCCACACATGCAATCCCGATGAACGCGCCGAGCCAGGACAAGCCTATCTCGGCTAGACTAACAGCCGGTGGACTTTTGGTGGTCCCTTTCATCTTCGCGAAATAGTTCATACGCCCTCCGGGAAAAAAGACGATCGCAGCACATCCGCTCGTGACACTATCCCGATCATGATACCGTCAGCGTCCACCACAGGCACTCGGTTGACCTTCTTTTCCGATAGGAGAGCGGAAACTTCCAGGATCGGAGTTTCCGACGGGACCGTAACCGCGGGAGATGTCATTATGTCTCGCGCGAATTTTGCACGGTAAGGAGCCGCTAGGCAGCCTTTGCCCACCAGACACTGCGCGACCACTGCCATCAACGTGTCGGCTTCCCCCCTGCCCATTGCGGCAAGAAAGTCTTTCTCGGAAACTACTCCCACTACACGGCGGGCATCATCCACGACCGGGAGTCCGGAGATCTTCCGGACCGCCATGAGTTCCGCCACCTCCTTCAGCGGCGTATCTTGCCGCACAGACACCACGTCCCGGGTCATAACGTCCGCTGCTTTAACCGAACGAGTGAGCCTAGTGACGGCATGTCGGTAGGCCTTGATGTAAACCTCTTTGAAATCGCCGGGGGTTATGTCCAGGTAGCCTGAGATGTCCCGCATGGCGTCCAAAATGTCGTCATCCGAAATGTCTACGGGAATGCACGCTTCAATTGTTGCGTCAGACATTGCTCACCTCGAGCCTATCCTTGTGGATGTCACGTTTCCAGGACCTCAACATTCGGTTTTCTTACCCCTAATTCACTTTTAAACTACCTGCATTGACTTAAGTCAACTTCTTCTTCTCTATCTCAGCAACCGGTCAGTTTCGCGTGGTGAGGTGGGGCTTCAGCTGGACCATGTAGGCCCGGCAAGAGGCCTGTCCTACGTTTACAATAGTCGCCTAAATTTCTGTTCGATTTGTTTCTCGAAACCGTGTGCGACCATACGTCTCAGGTGAAAAGGGAGGCCTCGGCCGCTTGTACGGCGCGGACCCCCGAGTCCGCCCTTGTCTTGGTATCTCGTTGGGCCGAGGGCAGGCACGGGGAAACTGTCTCAGAATTGCTGATCAGAGGATTTCTTGTGTAGGGGCGCTTCGAGAAGCGCCCTGGTTTCGGGCGGTTCACGAACCGCCCCTACGCGCGCCATCCCAGAATCCTCGATTCTGAGACGGTCTCCGGGGGCCTGCCCTTACCAAGACTAGCCGCATTCGGACAAAAATTTTGTCACTCGGTTTCCTGCCCAGTCCGATAGGATGTCGTTAGCGGAGCGAACCGCAACGATCGGGAAAACACCGCATCCTACGCGGGCAATTTTCACTGATTGATCTTCTAACCGAGCTTTGTGTGGTATGCTTTCACATGACTACAGGAGGGCGAAGTGAGCGAAAAAATCGCGGACAATCTGTGGCAAGTTGGCGGCGGCGGACTGACCGATCCGGGCGATGCAGCTATCTATCTCATACGCTTTGGTGACAAGGCAGCCCTTGTCGATGCCGGATGCGGACCAGGGCATTCCCGATTGAAAAGGCACATTGAGGAATGCTTACACCCAAATGGACAACTAGAATATCTTTTGCTGACCCATTGCCACTTTGATCATACCGGCGGGGCCGAAGCCGTAAGAAGGGATTTTGACTGCCGTATCGTTGCCCATGAATTGGACGCGGTTTACCTTGAGTCCGGTGACAGCGAAGTTACCGCTGCATCATGGTACGGAGCGCGGCTAAAACCGCTCGCTATTGACATCAAGTTACGAGGTGAGGAATCCACTCTCGCGATCGGGAATGGAACAATAACAGCCCTGCATTGGCCCGGCCATTCCCCGGGCTCGGTGGTGTACAC is a window of Desulfomonile tiedjei DNA encoding:
- a CDS encoding HPP family protein, with the translated sequence MNYFAKMKGTTKSPPAVSLAEIGLSWLGAFIGIACVALVQAFMFDGTDLVFMTGSFGASAVLVYGATKSPLAQPRNLVGGHFLSGLIGVAAFDIFPTQPVIGAAAAVATAIAVMHATKTLHPPGGATALIAVIGGEKVHALGFLYALMPATAGAVILLIVALVFNNLPKARRYPEFWL
- a CDS encoding CBS domain-containing protein; this translates as MSDATIEACIPVDISDDDILDAMRDISGYLDITPGDFKEVYIKAYRHAVTRLTRSVKAADVMTRDVVSVRQDTPLKEVAELMAVRKISGLPVVDDARRVVGVVSEKDFLAAMGRGEADTLMAVVAQCLVGKGCLAAPYRAKFARDIMTSPAVTVPSETPILEVSALLSEKKVNRVPVVDADGIMIGIVSRADVLRSSFFPEGV
- a CDS encoding MBL fold metallo-hydrolase, with product MSEKIADNLWQVGGGGLTDPGDAAIYLIRFGDKAALVDAGCGPGHSRLKRHIEECLHPNGQLEYLLLTHCHFDHTGGAEAVRRDFDCRIVAHELDAVYLESGDSEVTAASWYGARLKPLAIDIKLRGEESTLAIGNGTITALHWPGHSPGSVVYTTHIGGRLVLFGQDVHGPILPALLSDEKQYQASLKKLAALDADLLLEGHYGVFRTKNEVREFIQSFIK